A section of the Salvelinus sp. IW2-2015 linkage group LG7, ASM291031v2, whole genome shotgun sequence genome encodes:
- the LOC111966452 gene encoding DNA-binding protein inhibitor ID-1, which produces MKVVGSTCALKNTEDVVRCLSEQSMTISKCKIPLLDEQMSVFLQDMNSCYSKLKELVPTLPANKKASKMEILQHVIDYIWDLQVELDTPGKQQISGVIRTPLTTLNAELASISVENGCADDRILCR; this is translated from the exons ATGAAAGTTGTCGGATCTACCTGCGCCCTGAAAAACACTGAGGATGTGGTTCGTTGTCTCTCGGAGCAGAGTATGACCATCTCCAAGTGTAAGATCCCACTGTTGGACGAGCAGATGAGTGTATTTCTGCAGGACATGAACAGCTGCTACAGCAAACTAAAGGAGCTGGTGCCCACTCTGCCAGCCAACAAGAAAGCCAGTAAGATGGAGATTCTGCAGCATGTCATCGATTATATCTGGGACCTGCAGGTCGAGCTGGACACACCGGGCAAGCAGCAGATCTCAGGTGTAATCCGCACTCCTCTGACAACCCTCAATGCAGAACtcgccagcatctctgtggag AACGGATGCGCTGATGACAGAATTCTCTGCCGTTGA